One Burkholderia sp. 9120 genomic window, TTCGCCATCGTGTTGCTGTGCTGCGCATCCACCGCTACGTTCGCTCAATCCGCCGCGCCGCAGGCCGGTAATCCCCAGCGTATGCAGCGCATGGAGCAGCAGTTGCAGACGCGTTTCTCGAATGCCAACACCACGCACGACGGCAAGCTCACCAAAGACCAGGCGGCGGCCGGCATGCCGATGGTGGCCAAGCACTTCGACGAGATCGACGCGCAGAAAGCGGGCTACATCACGTTGCCGCAGATCGAGGCATTCATGCAGCAACGCGGGGCAGCGCACTGAGCCGCGCGGGTATCGGCGGGATCGTAGGGCCGTGGCGCGGCGCGCAAGCCGTTCCGCAGCCGAACCCTCAGTCGTCCTTTGACCCACCAGCCTGCGCGATGAAATCCGCCCCGTCCCGCCGTTTGCGCTTTGCCTGCGCGTCGATGATCGTCTCGATGAGCGTGGCATTGAGCGCCTGCAAGAGCGTCGGCCCCGATTTCAAACAGCCGGACGTGACGCTCGAAAACCGCTGGCTCGAAACCTTGCCGGACCCGGGGCAGGCCACGCCTGCCGCGCAGGCCGCCTGGTGGACCGCGTTCAACGACCCGGTGCTGAGCGCGCTCGAAGAGCGGGCTTACCAGCGCAACCTGTCGCTGCAGGTGGCCGGTCTGCATATCTTCAAGGCGCGCGCGCAACTCGCGACCAGCGCGGAAAATCTGCTGCCGCAGTCGGGCAGCATGTCGGCGGGCGCGGACCATATCAACACCAGCGGCGTCGGACCGTTGCCGCCCACGCATTTATGGGCCGAACATTTACGCGTAAACGCCGGCTGGGAAATCGATTTCTGGGGTAAGTATCGCCGGCAGATCGAATCGGACCGCGCGCAATTGCGGGTGTCGGAAGCCGCCTATGACAACGCGCTGGTGTCGCTGTTCGGCGACCTCGCGAATGCCTATATCGACTTGCGCACGCTCGATCAGCGCATCGCGGTGGCGCAGCAGAATCTCAAGTCGGTGCAGCAGAGCCTCACGCTGACGCAGGCGCGCTACCGGCACGGCGCGGCGACGCAACTCGACGTCGAACAGGCCGCCACGCTGGTGGCCGAAACGGAAGCGCAGATTCCGCCGCTCATCAAGGCGCGTGCGCAGGACCGCGACACGCTGGCCGTGCTGCTCGCCGATCCGCCCGACGCCGTCGAGGCGCAACTCAAAGGCGGCACGGCGATTCCCGTGCCGCCCACGCAGATCGATGTCGGCATTCCCGCCGATCTGCTGCGGCGCCGTCCCGACGTGCGCCAGGCCGCGCTCAACGCGGCGGCGCAATCGGCGCTGATCGGCGCCGCGAAGGCGAAGCTGTATCCGTCGCTGTCGCTGACGGGGCTGTTCGGGTTGTCGTCGGGCGAACAGCACGGCATTGGTTTGACGCAGTGGGGCAGCAAGACGATCGGGCTGTTTTCCGCGGGCATCACACTGCCGATCATCGATCGCGGTCAGCTGAAAAACGCGGTGCGAGTTCAGGACGCGACGTTTCAGGAGGCCGTGCTCGACTATCAGAACACCGTGCTGCAGGCGCAGAAAGAAGTGGAAGACGCGATCGCCGCGTTGCGCACGTCGCTGGATGCGCTCGCGGCGTCCGCACGCGCATCCGATGCATCGCAGCGCGCGCTGCGGCTCGCGAACGCGCAGTATCGCGCGGGCTCGGTGACCTACGATCCGGTTCTGGACGCGTCGCGTTCGGCGCTGCGCGACGGCGATGCGCTTGCGCAAAACCAGGGCTGGCGGCGCTCGCGGCGGTGTCGCTGTATCGGGCGCTCGGCGGCGGATGGGAGGTCGCCCAAGGGCAGCAGGTGGTGAGCGAACAGATTGCCACGCAGATGGCGCAGCGCACGGATTGGGGCGTTTGTTGAATCCGCCCGCCGGTTCCGCTTTGGCGCGTGCGAGCGTGGCGCAGCCTGAGAACGGGAAATAAGAACATGGCGAATCGATGCGTGAACAACGAGCGGGGCGGCGCTGAGCGTTGTGTGAAAAGCCGGACCCCATCCGCAATCGCCTTTGGCATTACTCCACCAGCAGTCATCACCCAGCTCGTACTCGCCGCGCTGATCCTCACGCTGACGGCTTGCCACGACAACACCACCCAGGCCGCGCAGAATGCACCGCTACCGCAAGTCAGCGTCAGCCGGCCGGTGCCTCGCGAAGTGCGCGAACAGCTCGACCTGAGCGGCACCGTCGCGCCTTCCGCCACGGTCACGCTGGTGGCGCGCGTGCAGGGCGTGCTGCAGCAGATCGGTTTCGCCGACGGCGCGTACGTCAAGCAAGGGCAGTTGCTGTTCCGCATCGAGCCGGATTCGTATCGCGCGCAACTCACTTACGACCAGGCCGCGCTCGTCAACGCGGATCAGGAACTGACGCGCCAGAAACAGCTCACGTCCGACAACGCGACCTCGGAATCGTCGTTGCAGAAAGCGCAGACCACGCGCGACCAGGCGCTCGCCAAACGCGACATGTCGCGCATCAATCTCGGCTATACGGAAATCCGCGCGCCGTTCGCGGGCCGCATCGGCGCGCGTTCATTCGACGTCGGCAATCTGGTCGGCGCATCCGACTCCAGCAAGCTCGCCACGTTGGACCGCATTCAACCGGTGTACGTGAATTTCACGCTGAACGAGCGCGACGCGAATCGTATCGGGCTGTTCACCCAACCGCCGCGCACCGTGCGCGTGAACGTGCTCGGCGCGCCGGCCGCGCAGGGTGAAGACGCCGCGCTCGAATTCGTCGA contains:
- a CDS encoding efflux transporter outer membrane subunit; the encoded protein is MKSAPSRRLRFACASMIVSMSVALSACKSVGPDFKQPDVTLENRWLETLPDPGQATPAAQAAWWTAFNDPVLSALEERAYQRNLSLQVAGLHIFKARAQLATSAENLLPQSGSMSAGADHINTSGVGPLPPTHLWAEHLRVNAGWEIDFWGKYRRQIESDRAQLRVSEAAYDNALVSLFGDLANAYIDLRTLDQRIAVAQQNLKSVQQSLTLTQARYRHGAATQLDVEQAATLVAETEAQIPPLIKARAQDRDTLAVLLADPPDAVEAQLKGGTAIPVPPTQIDVGIPADLLRRRPDVRQAALNAAAQSALIGAAKAKLYPSLSLTGLFGLSSGEQHGIGLTQWGSKTIGLFSAGITLPIIDRGQLKNAVRVQDATFQEAVLDYQNTVLQAQKEVEDAIAALRTSLDALAASARASDASQRALRLANAQYRAGSVTYDPVLDASRSALRDGDALAQNQGWRRSRRCRCIGRSAADGRSPKGSRW
- a CDS encoding efflux RND transporter periplasmic adaptor subunit, with amino-acid sequence MANRCVNNERGGAERCVKSRTPSAIAFGITPPAVITQLVLAALILTLTACHDNTTQAAQNAPLPQVSVSRPVPREVREQLDLSGTVAPSATVTLVARVQGVLQQIGFADGAYVKQGQLLFRIEPDSYRAQLTYDQAALVNADQELTRQKQLTSDNATSESSLQKAQTTRDQALAKRDMSRINLGYTEIRAPFAGRIGARSFDVGNLVGASDSSKLATLDRIQPVYVNFTLNERDANRIGLFTQPPRTVRVNVLGAPAAQGEDAALEFVDTRVDSGSGALKLRADIANQDAHLIPGMSVEVHIPAGAPHNVMLIPDTALLREQAGTFVLIVNGAGVIEKRAVQTGGLYGALRAVTVGLNANDQVVTGGALAIAPGTKVQVVAAAAQAQS